GTTTTGCCAGTTCGGGGCTGGGTGAACTTTCATCCAGTTCGGGGCTGGGTGAACTTTCATCGCCCGGAACTCTCTGTAGGGGACCGGGTTACGGGAAGAGAAACCTTCAGAAATCTTATcctatatatacaatgttttgaATCGATAGTAAAATGCCTGGAGCCACtccaccaaatatatatacaaatttatgtatataatataaacacacacacacacacacacacacacacacacatatatatatatatatatatatatatatatatatatatatatatatatatatatatatatataggtatatataaatgtgtatatatatacatgtatatgtttttagatttagatgcacacacatatatatatatatatatatatatatatatatatgtatatgtatatatatatatatatatatatatatatatatatatatatatatatgtgtgtgtgtgtgtgtgtgtgtgtgtatggctaaGTATTTACAGTCATTCCGTGAGCATTACTTCACCTCTGCTTACACGATCAAACCTACGGCGGACGCCTAATCAAATATTCTTGTCAAATATACgaataatactattatttttgcCCACCAATAAAAGTTTATTTCCACTTTTCAACTCAACTGAAACTTAACTAGTTTGGTGTTTAGGCTCTTGGTTGAAGAAATCTGTTCACAGTTTTCTTAACTTTCTGCTAGCGCTGTTTATAAGTCGTTGAACTTTTTATCTTATTGGTTTTGAATGCAAAAACGTTCccgagaaaatctgaaaataaaaagagtcaATCGGATGAAGAGTAAGAATTTTCGGTAGAGAATAAACATAAGACCCGAAGGACATCTGTCACAAGGAACCATAAGTAAGGATGTCGAACAATGCATCAGGTTTGCGTAGACACCCACAACAGATATCTATATGTGTTTTACTCTACTTAACTCAAAGAAAGGCTAAAGGAAATGACAATTTACAAAAGTTAGTTTTATACAAGTATTCCGGCAAACGTTCATCTCAAATCTAGACGAGGTGAAGTGACAACTTCGACGTCGACTGATTGTACATAAACTTCGAAAGCTCCACTGCAGCTGAAATCCGAGAAAACGGCTTATAATCGAGCCCAAAGCCTTATAATTACCAATATCAATCGCACCTCCGTCCCGAGAGCGGCTGGCATCCAGATCAACCGGGTCAAAAGCCGGACCGTGATTGGCCACCGGAGGGAGTGACGTCAGGGGTGCGCGGGTCCGTGCAGGGAGGTTATTGCCGCTTCCCCTTCCAGAGGCTTTGGATCGGCTTCCCTCCGTTGCGCCTTACCTCTTACTACGGTCTCCCTGCCCGACTCTTCCCGCCCTTGGAAGGATGCTGGGGATGCTGGCGGCCTGACGAAGGAGCGGTGTCCCAAAATAGGCCACGACGCTAAGGAAGCTCTGAGGAAGATGGGCGGAGGCACGCAGAAGGGCGATTCGGAGAGGCGATCCTCGGTCCTCTCTCTCGATTCCGAGGATGAGAATAAATTGGTGGAGGTGAGAACTGGCTTTTCCGTTGTACTAATTAGGTGCACTTCATCCGCTTGCGGTGTGTGTCGCCAGCGTGTTGTTTTAGCTGGAAGTTTAATGAAGTTAAGAGGCAGTTATCTATTATCAAAGATTACTGTTGCAAAGTTGTTCTCCGGAATGAACGTAGAAGAAACGTTAATGGTATCTGATCGAGTTTATTCACCTCTGACAAGTGGCCACCAGGAATGGTGTTTCGAGAAGATTCAAATGCTGAATGTGAACAAAATGCCATTAGTTATCATTCGGAGCCTCGTACTGCAAACTACAATGTCACTAAAGCTGTCATTCCTGAACCTGACGATGAATCATATTTACTTCTCTCAAACAACTGCTTTTACCAAATTACGCAAAAGATattctaaaaatgaaatggaGCTCATTATTCGAAATGAAAGTGTCCCATAGGCATCCCATACGCTCTGGCAATAAGAGGCAGAGAGCGAGACAGGTTCTTATCAAAATTTGGTTTCTCTAGGCGAAATTTTCCCTTAGTAGCAATATGATAATTACTAGATTAAATTTTGAAATCTGACATTTCATTAAGAAATCATAAGAGACATCAAATGTATAAAGTGCATgtgatagataatatatatatatatatatatatatatatatatatatatatatatatatatacacatatgtatatgtgtatatatacatacatatcatgcACCTGGTAGCTACACCAAATTGGTGAGTTGCAACAATGAGGAAGAAGGACCTGGGGCCAGCACCTTCCTCCCAAAACACTTGCTGAGTACCGGAACGAAACAACTTCCGGAGTCATCCCCTCTACGGCGAAAAAGCGGGCGCTGAAATCtaacattatataatatagatacggTGGATAAATGAACAGCAGGGACAATTCTATAGCTGTCTTCTAGAGAGCAATTATCGCGGCCAGCGAAGACGCAATCAGGCAAATTCCAACAAACTCTGAGCGGGAATTCCCAACAACCTCTGAGAGGGAAATTCCCAACAAGCTCTGAGCTTGAAAGCTCACACTGAGTATGGAGTCAATGACAGTCAAACCTCGGGTGCTTCTTAAGAACTGAGAGGTTATAGTAACATCAAAAACAGTCACCGATTCATTACCAATTCCCTCCAGAGCAGGATAAAACGCCACCTAACATTTTAGTGAGGAAAAAATTCTTTGCCAACTCCATACTCTTGTAAATGGCTCGTTATAAACAAATTTCTGAACATCGACAGTTGTGAAACGAACCTTTAGCTTATATTTacttctatctatatatacatacatattacatatgtatatgtatatatatatatatagatagacagatatagttatatatatatttatatataccagcctagctgcataagtatatatatatatatatatatatatatatatatatatatatatatatatatatatatatatatatatatgtgtatgtgtgtgtgtgtgtgtgtacatatattgtatatagatacatTCTGCTGCCAAAGAAGAAGATAATATGCTAATTATCATTTACTGTCTCAGCTTGAGACATTTTCGGTCACTTCGCCATTCTCACTTGCCTTATTGCCTCAGCCTAGCTTTCTCGTCCTGTTATCGAACAGATTCCTAGATAATTGATCGACTTAGTCAAACTGTCCATTTTCCCCACTGATTAGAGATACTGCGACAACTTGGCAGTCTTTTAAATTATCCTGtcttagaagaaaataaatttcatactaAATTCAGTGAAAACTAAGTGAAATGAACTTCGCGCTCAGACCCTGAAACAAGAAATCTTCGGACAAAAGTAGCTGAATCGCAGTTTCCTTagtcctagaaaaaaaaatggtattaaatGACTAAGGGGCTTCGCATTTGCTCATATTTTGTGTAATTCCATATTTGGCTTTTATAATAATCTCGCCTCGAAAATATGCCAGTACCTTCCACAAGCGAGCATGCAAAATCGACTATACCAAATATAGGCCACTGCTTCCTTTCAGGCGCTGACACCTTGGGCAGGTGACTGGCAcgtatcaaagagaaactaatggtgctttctcttttcttatgCTATATCGATTCTAAGTTTTTAGCTCGGGCAATAGTCGCCATTTCTGGATGAGGGTGGCATGGTGGAACGACAGGTGATATGTGTTTAACTCAAGAAAAATTCTACccagtgaataaagaaaaattcaagaattcACTAAAATGCAGCAATAACACATGATATTCGCTGGAAAGCTACCTTCATTGCCACAAAGAGAGTCATGACTGTGGAAATGCATGCGAGTGCGTAACGTGGCATGAAGGGTTGATAATAAATGGAGATGAAATAGGTCTAACAGTACTGAGCAGTTCTCAGTAGCGTCGCCGCTTTGCAGACGGGTAGCCTTATGATTACCCGGGAATCGAGGAAATGGAGTAGTGGGCCCTGCGACTTTTTCGTTCATTATCCTCATAATGGTACATTGTACAGCTTATACTTGCTGAAATGGGCACAGGAATTCTTCTAGAAAATGtggaataacatttcacaggtcAGCAAAGGATACTgaattttattcagtcattttatgTCTGATTAGCAGTTAACATGTCAACATGCAGTATATTTTCAGCATAGGCTATCATTGTGGCAAGTAAGTGCAGTGGCAATTTCAATTCTGAAATCAGAACAACGTTAATCTTATCTATTCCACATGATATAAAGTAAAACATATCTTGCTCATTATCAAAAACGCGTAGTAATACTCTAGGCCTATGGATTACTGATTGCGTCAAAAAGTCTCGCCTTTTAAACATGTTTCTATGATGCATAAGGGCACCTGATGTATTTTTACAGTCATTAAGAATTCTCTCCAGTAGGAGGTCTGCAGGATACCGTCTATGCCATTCTCAACCAGGggagaattgtgaccacagactggcaggctcaaactggctctaggaccactaCTGAGCGGTCAGGCTGGACTTTCTCTCAGCTACCTTGTGTGTTTGGTGTTGgtattttgttacatattatCTGGAGTGCACCTTTTgaagcagacaattttggaaagggagaGATGGGGATAACACTCTGatatatggtgaaagggtgcgtGGGCCTGAAAAGGTTGAGGACCACTGGTCTATGCCATCAGCTTTTCAGTTTGAGACCTGCGGGAACAGCGTTAGAGTTGTTTAATAACAGATTTTATCCAAAGTGATTTCTCAACGAAATTCCAAAACGTCACAGTTGATGAGAGCATTTCAGGACGACCTATATCAATCGTGGAAAGGTAGTCCTATTATTTAATTCAGAGTAAAATTGGCAGTAACTCTCAGGTGTAACAAATCCTGGTTCaatttatgttttcatcaaacgatagcaagaaaatgaagtttggtaTCCTAGGCAACAACTATATGCCTGTTCTAAGTAAACTTAACCTcgattatatatgaaaataatttttctatggtaaaagttatcgaatcCTGAGGCCAAGGAAAAATATAGCTTTGAAGAAtggtaataataaagagaaaaaatcttgGCCAAGTAAACGTCAGGCCGGTGGCTGATTCggcagatatttttattattttgtccttCTTTCAAGAACAATTTGACTCAAATAAGAAAAACGTTTTtcttatgttaattattattaataacgcGATTTAAGTATCGTTCCAAAGGcttagaatagaaagaaatgaacTTATTAGCTCCTTCTGTCGTCATAAccataatatttcaaaatgtaagGTAAGGTAATGGTTAATTCatctttaatacatatatattctaactTAATTAGCTCTTTCTGTCTTCATACccataatatttcaaaatgtaagGTAAGGTAATGGTTAATTCatctttaatacatatatattctaattataaTCAAACGAAGACAATGTGCTTTCTCGCGTTTCGTCTCTACAGTAGAGCACCGCTCGCTTGGACAAGATGTCCCGACGTAGCCGCCAGAGGTCACGCGCTCGGCAAGGAGAGCGCCACTCCTTGCTATTGCCTCTCCTAGGTGCCAAGGTGCCAAGGTGCCACACTTGAGGCAAAGAATATGAACGAATGTTTTCAGGACCCAGCGGTTTATAATCCATCACTTTCACCTCTTCTCCAACGTCTCTTCCTCAGGTCAAGACAGGATGCTGTGGGCTGGACCCCACAACAGGCAGGggcaaacagatccacttggCACAGATGCTGTTGCTGCCCTTCGTGCCCATCATGGCCCTCATCATACAAAATGGGCTCAACATGGTCAATGTCCTTCAGTATCAGTACGAAATGCAAGAGACCATTGAtcaggtaatgagagagagagagagagagagagagagagagagagagagagagagagagagagagagagagagagagagagagagagattgttactaGAGGAAGTATAGGGAGTCACTAATGCTGCAAAATATAAtcattgaaagtaaaaatatccgTGAAATTCAGTGAGGAAACCAAAAAATGAAACGGCCGTTTATAAATGCACCCCACCTAAAACGATTAGGCGTCCGGCAGGTCCAAATCAGCACGGGTTTAGGCAACGTGACGGAGGCTCTGCAGTCCGAGAGGGCGGAAATAGCCTTCTACCTCTTCACCAACGGGTCGGTCTTCCGGCGGAATCTTTCGGAGCACTTCGCCTACACCAACTCCCTCATCGATAATCTGAAGTGGCCCAAGTTCCGCATCGAGGATCCCCTCTTCAAGAACAAGATCCTCTTCCGAATTCGTCTCGACGACTTCCGCGACAAAATCACGAAGTTCGACACTCCCTCCATCGATGCCGGAATCCAGTTCTACAACAGGGCGAATTACATCTTCTTAGATCAGGTACGCGGCAGACAGTACGGACAATTTTTccttccagactgacagaaaacATCGACTTTTTTCATGTCCACAGAAACTACAGTAAGGCTATCGATAATGAGGTCAATTACACAGTAGTTTGAAGCAGATTGCCCAAATCTTTGAttctaaaactgaattttttcgTACCAAATAGTTTTTGAATGTTACTTCCGCACCACTTTACTAACCTTTTGTACCTCTGACATTAGTTAACGAGAGAGATCAAAGAGAAAGACAGTTCCGGTGTGTGGCGACCTCTTCTGGCGTACAAAAACCTCATCCGGGCCATCGAACACTTGGGCATCTCGATGGTGTTCGGAGAAGAATATTTCGGGAGAGGAGATCTGGACCACACCTCCTACCTGAACTTTGTCACCAACGACGCACTGGGGCAAGATTTCTTGAATGCTAGCAAGAGCTTTGCTTACTGGATCAAAGACAGGTGAGTATACTTTAATGAGACTGTGAGAAACGCAGTGTTTGTAAGTTAAGTTGCCTGGCTGATTGTTGAAACGGACCTTTTTATCAGCTAAGACCTTTTAACATGCAGCTTGTGAGAGTCTGTTGAAAAAAAGACACAACTGAATGTACCAGCTTTAAGATGGTTTGTTTTTAGAACTATTCTGTTGAAGTGTTGTTGGGTCTAGGTAAAAGAAAACCACACAATGCTGTAAGGTACTTGAAATGGAGGAATATTTGTCATTCTTTTACCAAGACACTTCACACTTcagatatttcaaagttaaaatacCGGCTAGCAAAGTAGAAACAAACTTCAAGTTGCAGTTCAGACGCTTTTTGTTTCCAACCATGTTCTTAAATCACGGACATTCTCCACTTTTCTCCTTCCCCATTTCATCGTATTAGACCttgttgaaaagtaatttttatttgttgaaaatgcattgaaaaaaacacttgaaagatTCCAACAAGAATGCTGGTATATAGACCTTAATCACACGCCTCCACACTTCCTGCAGTAACAGTTCAGTTGAACTGCAACGCAGGACTTCTGTCCTACTTTAAGGGGTAGCACTGGGCAAGAGCCCACGCTGGCACAAGGGCAGCTGAGTCTAGAGTGAACGAACGGACAGCACGAAGAAACGTCTTCTGTGACAGTTGTGCCTTGAAGATAGGCTGCACtaattataaaaattctttccaGGTACCTTCAGCTCCAGCAGACCTACTCATGGTACTCCAACATCACCCGGAGACGCCAGGAGATTATCAACAGGGTAAAGATTGAGCCAGATTTTGACAAGGCTACAGAGTACTTCTACGCCATGCTGGGCTACTTGGATGCACTTCAGAAGATTCAGTATGAAATCAGGTTCAGGATTGAGCAGACTATACTGTCAGAGGTAATTATCACCAGAGGGCATATTGTGTTTGAATTCGTCAGGAGTAAACGTCGCCACTGACGACTTTCGTGCAtagggaagaagtagaagagataTGGGATTACATGTGACAGGGGGCAACACATGGTCTTATTTATGATTTGGCGGCTGTAAGAATAAAGCATACCAATGGAAAAACATTTGATTGGATTTGTCAAGGGCAATTTGGATCCAAGTAAACATAATGTCTAAATTATATCAGACACTATCTGATAATATTTACCATCATTCTTTTGTACAGAGCTGCATAA
This region of Macrobrachium rosenbergii isolate ZJJX-2024 chromosome 39, ASM4041242v1, whole genome shotgun sequence genomic DNA includes:
- the LOC136825632 gene encoding uncharacterized protein isoform X6; its protein translation is MGGGTQKGDSERRSSVLSLDSEDENKLVEVKTGCCGLDPTTGRGKQIHLAQMLLLPFVPIMALIIQNGLNMVNVLQYQYEMQETIDQVQISTGLGNVTEALQSERAEIAFYLFTNGSVFRRNLSEHFAYTNSLIDNLKWPKFRIEDPLFKNKILFRIRLDDFRDKITKFDTPSIDAGIQFYNRANYIFLDQLTREIKEKDSSGVWRPLLAYKNLIRAIEHLGISMVFGEEYFGRGDLDHTSYLNFVTNDALGQDFLNASKSFAYWIKDRYLQLQQTYSWYSNITRRRQEIINRVKIEPDFDKATEYFYAMLGYLDALQKIQYEIRFRIEQTILSEVTSSNSHVVVGIAILAVVLLISPVIIVLVRMVTRTLQAFTETLQYKTYELRYEKKRSDKLLYQMLPPTVAQQLKQRKQVSAETYESVTIYFSDIVGFTELASESTPMQVISLLNALYKMFDSRIELYEVYKIETIGDAYMVASGLPQRGEGKEHAAEIASMALDLLHATENFVVPHMPGERLQIRIGIHTGPVVAGVVGSKMPRYTLFGESVNIASKMESTGLPFKIHITASTKEALDKVGGFIMKLRGEMEIKGKGSMETYWLIGKHGKMPERRVESDKEEEIDVMAENPHTDARRKQRKAQKEKERENKEKSTVRRAIDSIKEHLPKS